In Myotis daubentonii chromosome 6, mMyoDau2.1, whole genome shotgun sequence, a genomic segment contains:
- the SLC29A1 gene encoding equilibrative nucleoside transporter 1, with the protein MTTSHQPQDRYKAVWLIFFMLGLGTLLPWNFFMTATLYFTNRLGQPQNVSVGTANLSRDVQASATPTGPSPDQNYLRDIFNNVMTLCAMLPMLIFACLNSFLHQRIPQSVRILGSLVAILLVFLTTAILVRVPLDALPFFVITMIKIMLINSFGAILQGSLFGLAGLLPAHYTAPIMSGQGLAGIFASVAMICAIASGSELSESAFGYFITACGVIILTIICYLGLPRLEFYRYYQQLKLEGPGEQETKLDLISKGEASRAGKKEFGVSAPNSQPTNNSPSIWAILKNILVPALSVCFIFTVTIGVFPAVTADAKSSIAGSSAWGRYFIPVSCFLTFNVFDWLGRSLTTITMWPGKDSRWLPSLVVARLVFVPLLLLCNVHPRKYLAVIFKHDAWYTIFIAAFAFSNGYLASLCMCFGPKKVQPAEAETAGAIMAFFLSLGLALGAVFSFLFRAIV; encoded by the exons GTACAAAGCCGTCTGGCTTATCTTCTTCATGCTGGGTCTGGGGACCCTGCTCCCCTGGAATTTCTTCATGACAGCCACTCTG TATTTCACAAACCGCCTGGGCCAGCCCCAGAACGTGTCCGTGGGCACTGCTAACCTGAGCAGGGACGTCCAGGCCTCGGCCACCCCCACGGGACCCTCTCCGGATCAGAATTATCTGCGTGACATCTTCAACAATGTCATGACCTTGTGTGCCATGCTACCCATGCTGATCTTCGCCTGCCTCAACTCCTTCTTGCATCAGAG GATCCCCCAGTCCGTTCGGATCCTGGGCAGCCTGGTGGCCATCCTGCTGGTGTTCCTGACCACTGCTATCCTGGTGAGGGTGCCCCTGGACGCCCTGCCCTTCTTCGTCATCACCATGATCAAGATCATGCTCATTAATT CATTCGGTGCCATCCTGCAGGGCAGCCTGTTTGGTCTGgctggcctcctgcctgcccactACACGGCCCCCATCATGAgtggccagggcctggcaggcATCTTCGCCTCAGTGGCCATGATCTGCGCCATCGCCA gtgGCTCAGAGCTGTCAGAAAGCGCCTTCGGCTATTTTATCACAGCCTGCGGGGTCATCATTTTGACCATCATTTGTTACCTGGGACTGCCCCGGCTG GAATTCTACCGCTACTACCAGCAGCTCAAGCTCGAAGGGCCTGGAGAGCAGGAGACCAAGCTGGACCTCATTAGTAAAG GAGAGGCGTCAAGAGCAGGCAAAAAGGAGTTTGGAGTTTCAGCCCCCAATTCTCAGCCCACCAACAATAGCCCCTCAATCTGGGCCATCCTCAAAAAT ATTTTAGTCCCAGCTCTCTCCGTCTGCTTCATCTTCACGGTCACCATTGGGGTGTTTCCTGCTGTTACCGCCGATGCCAAGTCCAGCATTGCAGGCAGTAGCGCCTGGG GACGCTACTTCATTCCCGTGTCCTGCTTCTTGACTTTCAATGTCTTCGACTGGCTGGGCCGGAGCCTCACCACCATAACCATGTGG CCTGGGAAGGACAGCCGCTGGCTGCCAAGCCTGGTGGTGGCCCGGCTGGTGTTcgtgcccctgctgctgctgtgcaACGTCCACCCCCGCAAATACCTGGCTGTGATCTTCAAGCACGACGCGTGGTACACCATCTTCATAGCCGCCTTCGCCTTCTCCAATGGCTACCTCGCCAGTCTCTGCATGTGCTTTGGGCCCAA GAAAGTGCAGCCGGCTGAGGCTGAGACAGCTGGAGCCATCATGGCCTTCTTTCTGTCTCTGGGCCTGGCGCTAGGGGCTGTCTTCTCCTTCCTGTTCCGGGCAATTGTGTGA